Within the Gracilinema caldarium DSM 7334 genome, the region CTACCGAAAGATAGACCGAAGAAACATAGGGGGACATGTTTTTTTTAGGCAATGAGAAATAATCTTTATAAGAGCGGTCTACCCCGTATCCTTCATCAATATGGTGTAAGGCTCGATAACGGGGGGCATATATATTACCAGAAACTTGTATACCAAAGCTATCAAGAATATATAAGAGTTCAAAAAGTTCGTGGGTAGAGCTCCAGTGAGTCAGGATTTTATCCAGAATCTGTCGATTATACAGGTCCTGGGTCTGAATATTCATAGCAAGTTCCCGGGCCTCCTGTATGGCCCTGGCATGAAATCGGGTGTTGGTCTTACTTGCCAATTCGGTCTCTTCCCTAATCATGGAAAACAGGGTATCCGCCATAGACTGAATTTGCTTTGAACGGGTTAGCACCGTATCGGCTATTTCCTCTAAAGCCTTTATTTGCTGTACTGACTGCTGCCACTCTCGAATATGTGTTTCCGACAAAGTCTTATATTGTTCTATTAATTCATACACTACCTGCGTATTATCCCGTACAAGCATACTATCCGATAAGAATACTTCCACGGTATGCTCTAGATTTGTGTAAGAGTTGATCGATTGGGATAAGTTCTTTACTAATTGCCGGACCCGTGTATCAACCATGGTCCCCTGTTCTTTTATAGAATCGATAAAAGAACGAGATTGGTCTGCTAACTTTCTCATCTCTTTAGCAATAATCGCAAAAGCTCGGCCTCGATCACCGAATTTGGAAGCTTCAATAGCAGTATTAATGGAAAGAATATGTAATAAATCAAAAATGTTATTGATCGAACGTATCGATTCTATCATTTTTAATATTGATGGAGAGATATCCCGGATTTCATCCCAAACTGATTGTACCTCTTTGGTACTTTTTTTAAAGAGGCGGGATACATCCTGTTCTTTATCCAGCCACTGCACTATAGTTTCACTGTTTTCTATAAGCTTTTCCGAACTGGCTTGTTGGGTGCCGAGGATTTTGTTTAACGAAGCTAAGTAGGATTCAAGACCAGCATGAATGCTTCCAGCGGTTGTTGCCTGGTGTTCTGCCAGTTGTTCCAGGGAAAGCACATTATCATCCAGTTGATGGGCCGTATTACATAATCGTATTAATTTAACAAGAGATTCGGTAGCATCACAGGCTGTGTTCATGTATCACCTCTGAGTAGACTAGCTCTATCTATTTATTATATAGCAGATATCATGCCAAGATTATTAGTTTTATACGTTAAAAAAAAGATAATTGAACTTGAAATTTTTCTGGTTATTATTTTTTTAAAAACATATCATATTACGCTATATAGAGTTATAAATTTACAGTAAAACTGCACATTCTAAAGAGACCTTTCATGTTTGCGAACTCCTTTATCTCATTTCTTATTTCCTACATATTTGTACTTAAACATTATTATTCCTACATATTAGTAGGAATTAGTTTAGCATCGGCTGAGGCTCTTGCAAAAGGAACCTATTGCAAGAGCCAGAATCTATTCACCTCCTGTTTTTCTGCAGGGTCTTTTGAAATTTTGCGATTTGTTTCCAGCGGGCCTTTTCTGCCCGCTGGGCCTGGTCGTCCAGGCGACGGTCGAGCCAGGCTTGCTCCCGCTGTAATTGCAGATAGGACCGGTAACGGCCTTCATCCAGGGTGCCCTCTGCGAGGGCCCCCTGGACCGCACAGCCTGGCTCACTGGAATGGGTGCAGTCAGAGAAGTGGCATTGAAGAGCCAACTCCGCAATATCTCTAAAACTTGTATTCAGATCATCCTGGTCTCCCCAAAGCTTGAGTTCCCGAATGCCGGGGCTGTCAATCATGAGGAGGCCCGAATCGAGCCGATACAAGCGGCTCGATGTGGTTGTGTGCCGCCCCTTTCGGTCCTGCTCCCGGACTTCCCCTTCCTGTGGCTCTACAGCGAACTTTAATTGTTCATCCGGAACCATGTTCTCTGTTTGCCATACAGGAGAAGCACCCAAAGCCCGTATAAGGGCGGACTTTCCAACCCCGCTTTTTCCGAGCACCCCCAGGGTTTCACCGGGACTAAAAAACTGCTTCAGGGTTTCGATTCCTTCGCAGGTCTTTGCGCTGACCAGAACCACCGGGCTAGCCGGGGCTGTGGAAACGGCGATACTCAGGGCATTTTCACGGGCCGCTTCATCAGCCAGATCGGCCTTGTTCAGCACGATACAAACCCCGCAGTCAGCGCTTCTGGCCACCACCAGGGCCCGTTCCAAAAAGGTACGGAGGAAATTTCTACCCCCATCCAGGGCGAAAACGAGCAGTAGGGTGTCGATATTGGCGACCAGCACCTGCTCTTCGGTTTTTTCTCCCGCCGCACCCCGGCTCAGGCAGGTCTGCCGATCGAGGATGCGATGAATTCGCAGAGCGTCTTCTTCTGGGTCCAGGAGCACCCAGTCCCCCGTCACGGGGTAGCCTGCGGAATCGAGGGTGCGGTAGATAAAGCTGCCGCTGACCCGCACATGTTCGTGAATTCCAGCCAGGGAACTCGCCGCGGAGCTTGTATGTTCATCAATATAATGAGGGATTACCACATCATATTGATGAAACTCTGTGCCGATGATGCGCCCAGGAATGTAGTTTCTGGCGTCCTCCCGACAGGCGGATTGCCAGAGCGGATAAAATACACCCTTCCACCCCCAGGCTTCAGGGCTATAATTGTTTAACAACAAGGTTTCCTTATGAAGGTACGAGCGAAAGCTCGCGCTTAGGTCACAATCGGCTTTATGAAAAAAGTACCGATAGTTCCGTTTAAAATTGATGTAGTTGGTAAAGTGAGATTTGAAAAAGAAATAGAAGGGCAGAAAATTCGTTATTTACATATAATCAGGAAGCGGTTCGTGCTGTCTTCTATTCCTTTTTCAGGACCTCTGCATTGTTGGATACAATCACCATTTCACAACCTCCTTGCATCTGGTATGTTTGAATAATTCAGCTTAACCGTAGTTACCAATTGTGTCAATGGACCAGGCCCTTCTTTATGGCTACAGATACTGCTTCGGTTCGACTAAAAGCGCCTAGTTTCCAA harbors:
- a CDS encoding methyl-accepting chemotaxis protein gives rise to the protein MNTACDATESLVKLIRLCNTAHQLDDNVLSLEQLAEHQATTAGSIHAGLESYLASLNKILGTQQASSEKLIENSETIVQWLDKEQDVSRLFKKSTKEVQSVWDEIRDISPSILKMIESIRSINNIFDLLHILSINTAIEASKFGDRGRAFAIIAKEMRKLADQSRSFIDSIKEQGTMVDTRVRQLVKNLSQSINSYTNLEHTVEVFLSDSMLVRDNTQVVYELIEQYKTLSETHIREWQQSVQQIKALEEIADTVLTRSKQIQSMADTLFSMIREETELASKTNTRFHARAIQEARELAMNIQTQDLYNRQILDKILTHWSSTHELFELLYILDSFGIQVSGNIYAPRYRALHHIDEGYGVDRSYKDYFSLPKKNMSPYVSSVYLSVATKALCITVSIPLLYEDRFNGVVCADVDLQYLSNFSYLGD
- the rsgA gene encoding ribosome small subunit-dependent GTPase A → MLNNYSPEAWGWKGVFYPLWQSACREDARNYIPGRIIGTEFHQYDVVIPHYIDEHTSSAASSLAGIHEHVRVSGSFIYRTLDSAGYPVTGDWVLLDPEEDALRIHRILDRQTCLSRGAAGEKTEEQVLVANIDTLLLVFALDGGRNFLRTFLERALVVARSADCGVCIVLNKADLADEAARENALSIAVSTAPASPVVLVSAKTCEGIETLKQFFSPGETLGVLGKSGVGKSALIRALGASPVWQTENMVPDEQLKFAVEPQEGEVREQDRKGRHTTTSSRLYRLDSGLLMIDSPGIRELKLWGDQDDLNTSFRDIAELALQCHFSDCTHSSEPGCAVQGALAEGTLDEGRYRSYLQLQREQAWLDRRLDDQAQRAEKARWKQIAKFQKTLQKNRR